The Sesamum indicum cultivar Zhongzhi No. 13 linkage group LG1, S_indicum_v1.0, whole genome shotgun sequence genome includes a window with the following:
- the LOC105159212 gene encoding phosphatidylinositol 4-kinase gamma 4 encodes MSAVDVARSPVCEETARSSAVCLNRRLGFSSSESIVIYITVGGSVIPMRVMESDSIASVKLRIQACKGFVVKKQKLVFGGRELSRTDSLVKDYGITSGNVLHLALRISDLLLISVRTTCGKELEFHVDRHRNVGYLKRRITKKGKGFLDLKDPEIFCYGEKLEDQRLIHDISNNTDAVIHLVVQKSAKVRTKAVERDVELSVVAPNWNEKTDEAHNDKNPPRELRVLSRTPPPLHKDFFLKPIIVNPQVKLPPVLWNMIQSVFEGLARGKQPVRSSEGTGGTYFMQDASGNKYISIFKPIDEEPLAVNNPQGLPLSTNGEGLKRGTRVGEGALREVAAYILDHPKTGPKFFSCNEIGFAGVPPTVMVQCLHKAFNHPEGFDGSDANIKTGSLQMFMKNHGSCEDMGPRDFPVEEVHKISVFDMRTANADRHAGNILLHKDHETGRIVLIPIDHGYCLPEKFEDCTFDWLYWPQARQPFSQETVDYIKSLDAEQDLAILKFYGLDLSPECARTLRISTMLLKKGAERGLTPFTIGNIMCRETLNKKSIIEEIVHDAQNSVLPGTSETVFLETVSRIMDAALVKLLM; translated from the exons atgtcTGCTGTTGATGTTGCTCGGAGTCCAGTCTGCGAAGAGACAGCAAGGTCGTCCGCTGTCTGTCTGAATAGACGATTGGGTTTTAGCTCAAGTGAGTCGATTGTCATCTACATCACAGTTGGGGGATCGGTGATTCCCATGCGTGTGATGGAGTCGGATTCGATTGCATCAGTGAAGCTTAGGATACAGGCATGTAAAGGTTTTGTAGTGAAGAAGCAGAAGTTAGTTTTTGGAGGCAGAGAGCTGTCAAGAACTGATTCTCTTGTCAAAGACTATGGCATCACTAGTGGGAATGTCTTGCACTTGGCACTGAGGATCTCTGATCTTTTATTGATCAGTGTTAGAACAACGTGCGGGAAAGAACTCGAGTTTCATGTTGATAGGCACAGGAATGTAGGGTATCTAAAGCGTAGGATCACCAAGAAAGGAAAAGGTTTTCTTGATCTTAAGGATCCGGAAATCTTTTGCTATGGTGAGAAGCTTGAAGATCAGAGGCTAATTCATGATATTAGCAACAATACTGATGCTGTCATTCATTTGGTAGTTCAGAAATCTGCAAAAGTTCGGACTAAAGCGGTCGAGAGAGATGTTGAGCTCTCCGTTGTGGCTCCAAATTGGAATGAAAAAACAGACGAAGCCCATAATGACAAGAATCCACCAAGGGAGCTTCGAGTGTTATCGAGGACTCCACCACCTCTCCACaaagattttttcttgaaaccAATCATAGTAAACCCACAAGTGAAGTTGCCTCCAGTTCTGTGGAACATGATACAATCAGTGTTTGAAGGATTAGCACGAGGCAAACAACCGGTCAGATCATCTGAGGGCACTGGGGGAACTTATTTCATGCAAGATGCCTCCGGCAACAAGTATATCTCCATTTTTAAGCCCATTGATGAGGAACCTCTAGCTGTCAATAATCCTCAAGGCCTTCCGTTATCAACTAACGGTGAAGGGTTGAAGAGGGGTACCCGAGTTGGAGAAGGCGCGTTGAGGGAGGTTGCAGCTTATATATTGGACCATCCAAAGACTGGTCCAAAGTTTTTCTCTTGTAATGAAATTGGTTTTGCTGGTGTACCACCAACCGTAATGGTGCAATGCTTGCACAAAGCATTTAACCATCCAGAAGGTTTCGATGGTTCAGATGCAAATATCAAGACTGGATCACTACAGATGTTTATGAAAAATCATGGAAGTTGTGAAGACATGGGTCCTAGAGATTTTCCTGTGGAGGAGGTCCATAAGATCAGTGTCTTTGACATGAGAACAGCAAATGCAGACAGACATGCCGGAAACATTCTGCTGCACAAAGACCATGAAACTGGAAGAATTGTCTTGATCCCAATTGATCATGGCTACTGCTTGCCTGAAAAG TTCGAAGATTGCACATTTGATTGGCTCTACTGGCCACAAGCCCGCCAGCCATTCTCCCAAGAGACAGTAGACTACATAAAGTCACTTGACGCTGAGCAAGATCTAGCAATCCTCAAGTTCTACGGATTGGATCTTTCACCTGAGTGTGCTCGTACTCTGCGTATTTCTACCATGCTTCTGAAAAAGGGGGCAGAAAGAGGGCTCACTCCTTTCACAATAGGAAACATTATGTGCAGAGAAACCTTGAACAAGAAATCCATAATAGAGGAGATTGTTCATGATGCACAGAACTCCGTGCTTCCAGGAACGAGCGAAACTGTGTTTCTTGAAACTGTTTCCAGGATCATGGATGCAGCACTCGTAAAACTCCTGATGTAA
- the LOC105161815 gene encoding uncharacterized protein LOC105161815, with protein MGCTSSKRIEVAVDVYRPAPSSFSVFDIHAIEEPWLKAGDASDDLHDEKTSHMPPPILEKLKAIEDAPRSWDEVSKALEDLKPKLNAVPALPAPDSNLKQASATQSEKDSAAGKPKTPEKSFSFHTLEELEAKISSKPTDKKRVEPSPKPELKRFHSTNTQPATEIPKNGDVPKSLKDNIFIVRDRLEREKEGKAAGFVKRDPLSDFEEICPPGGDDKVVVYTTSLGGVRRTYEDCNRVRQLLETHQVVFDERDVALDGGFLSELRELVGEGAAVPRVFVKGRYIGGVGRGMGRLGVGGCGGARFVPCMECGGSCKVVVGEKKERCGVCNENGLVQCPVCA; from the coding sequence ATGGGCTGCACCTCTTCCAAGAGAATTGAGGTCGCCGTCGACGTCTACCGCCCAGCACCCTCCAGCTTCTCCGTGTTCGACATCCATGCCATTGAAGAGCCGTGGCTGAAGGCCGGCGACGCTTCTGACGATTTACATGATGAGAAGACCTCACACATGCCACCCCCCATTCTCGAGAAGCTTAAAGCCATTGAAGATGCCCCTCGCTCGTGGGACGAAGTCAGCAAGGCTTTGGAGGACCTAAAACCCAAGCTCAACGCCGTCCCCGCCCTTCCGGCGCCGGATTCCAACCTAAAACAAGCTTCCGCCACGCAGTCAGAGAAAGATAGTGCAGCCGGCAAACCGAAGACGCCGGAGAAGAGCTTCTCTTTCCACACACTTGAAGAGCTCGAAGCTAAAATCTCCTCCAAACCCACCGACAAAAAACGGGTCGAGCCGTCGCCAAAACCCGAGTTGAAGAGATTCCACTCGACCAACACCCAGCCGGCAACCGAGATTCCCAAGAACGGCGACGTGCCCAAGTCGCTGAAAGACAACATATTCATCGTGAGAGACAGATTAGAGCGAGAAAAGGAAGGAAAAGCCGCGGGGTTCGTGAAGCGCGACCCACTCAGCGACTTCGAGGAGATCTGCCCGCCGGGAGGCGACGACAAGGTGGTGGTCTACACAACATCACTGGGCGGAGTGCGGCGCACGTACGAGGATTGCAACCGGGTGCGGCAACTGCTGGAGACGCATCAAGTGGTGTTCGACGAGCGGGACGTGGCGCTGGACGGCGGGTTCTTGAGCGAGTTGCGGGAGTTGGTGGGTGAAGGGGCGGCGGTGCCAAGGGTGTTCGTGAAGGGGAGGTATATAGGGGGGGTGGGGAGGGGAATGGGGAggttgggggtgggggggtgtGGGGGGGCGAGGTTTGTGCCGTGTATGGAGTGCGGGGGAAGCTGTAAGGTGGTGGTGGGGGAGAAGAAAGAGAGGTGTGGAGTGTGTAATGAGAACGGTTTGGTGCAATGTCCTGTTTGTGCTTGA
- the LOC105159219 gene encoding uncharacterized protein LOC105159219: protein MGKSHHPRKPPTGRTNLASCIVATVFLVFVVIIALIVYFTIFKPKDPVLTVNAIQLPAFSAANSTVSFTFSQYVTVNNPNRAVFTHYDSSLQLIYAGSQVGFMFIPAGKIQAGRTQYMAATFSVQSFPLSVSGQPESVGPTVTDGLSGFRVGPSMEVESRLEMAGRVRVLHFFTHHVEARADCRVSIAVSDGSVLGFHC, encoded by the coding sequence ATGGGCAAATCTCACCATCCCCGGAAACCACCCACCGGCCGCACAAACCTAGCCTCCTGCATAGTCGCCACCGTGTTCCTCGTTTTCGTAGTCATCATAGCCCTCATCGTCTACTTCACCATTTTCAAGCCCAAGGACCCCGTCCTCACCGTCAACGCCATCCAGCTCCCCGCCTTCTCCGCCGCCAACTCCACCGTCAGCTTCACCTTCTCCCAGTACGTCACCGTCAACAATCCCAACCGCGCCGTCTTCACCCACTACGACAGCTCCCTGCAGCTCATCTACGCCGGCAGCCAGGTGGGCTTCATGTTCATACCCGCCGGAAAGATCCAGGCCGGGAGAACTCAGTACATGGCCGCCACTTTTTCAGTTCAGTCCTTCCCGCTCTCGGTTTCAGGGCAGCCCGAGAGCGTAGGCCCCACCGTGACTGACGGGCTCAGCGGGTTCCGTGTGGGACCGAGCATGGAGGTGGAGTCGAGGCTGGAGATGGCAGGTCGGGTTCGCGTTCTGCATTTCTTCACTCACCATGTGGAGGCCCGCGCGGATTGTCGGGTGTCTATTGCTGTTAGCGATGGATCCGTTTTAGGCTTCCACTGTTAG
- the LOC105159227 gene encoding uncharacterized protein LOC105159227 — translation MGNCSLKAVTDADGESQQRGCQESVRVSAFNRLTPASYGKTSVEVLPPPGAGVWKVKLVIDPKDLERILAEQVNTEALIEHMRIAANSTPKRGKSSWGGADGRHCSIMCSFK, via the coding sequence ATGGGAAATTGCTCCCTCAAAGCAGTCACCGATGCTGATGGAGAATCGCAACAGAGAGGATGCCAAGAGTCTGTTAGAGTTTCAGCATTCAACCGTTTGACGCCGGCGAGTTATGGGAAAACATCCGTCGAGGTGCTCCCGCCGCCTGGGGCCGGCGTTTGGAAGGTCAAACTGGTGATCGATCCCAAGGATTTGGAGCGGATATTGGCGGAGCAAGTGAACACGGAGGCGTTGATTGAGCACATGAGGATTGCCGCAAACTCAACTCCTAAGAGGGGGAAGAGCTCTTGGGGCGGCGCCGATGGAAGGCATTGCTCGATTATGTGTTCGTTTAAGTGA